One stretch of Longimicrobium sp. DNA includes these proteins:
- a CDS encoding ABC transporter ATP-binding protein, which translates to MKVYLRILRYLRPQRKLFALAIAAMTLDNALDAFSFTLLIPFLDLLFNGGQTVAHAGRMFGGGQIGRLLEWTVGGLVTGRPPMAALRNVVMLLFAVYLLKNVANYVWSVLVTVIEGRVTRDLRNDIYAHLLRLGFPFFQRTRAGQVISRVTNDVDQMRSLVTSNLAKLLSSSIQALVYVAMLFLLSWQLTLVSLLFVPLTAALWGRLRKRLRRGVMKVLDTVGEVASHVQETVSGIRLVKASGAEAFEEERFRGLTRRHYKAQVRNDRWRKFIPPATEMISAATILALLWYGTWLVLGQGALKPSELLAALMFAGKLAVPVKFIGNYPAQVQPGLAAAERAFELIDRPIEVVDPPDAAPFPGFARELRFEGVGFAYATDAPVLEDIDLSIRPGEVVALVGPSGAGKSTLADLVPRFHDPTSGRITLDGIDLRALRMADLRGILGMVTQETILFHDTVRANIAYGRPDAPHDAVEAAARAANAHEFIAALPNGYDTVLGEKGTRLSGGQRQRIAIARALLRNPPLLILDEATSALDTESERLVQQAIDEVMAHRAVLVIAHRLSTVRRADQILVLDRGRIVERGTHDELLRQNGVYRRLYDLQFAVEDERAASLI; encoded by the coding sequence ATGAAGGTCTACCTCCGCATCCTCCGCTACCTGCGGCCGCAGCGGAAGCTGTTCGCGCTGGCCATCGCGGCCATGACGCTGGACAACGCGCTCGACGCGTTCAGCTTCACCCTGCTCATCCCCTTCCTGGACCTGCTGTTCAACGGTGGGCAGACCGTGGCGCACGCCGGGCGGATGTTCGGCGGCGGTCAGATCGGGCGGCTGCTGGAGTGGACGGTCGGCGGGCTCGTCACTGGCCGGCCGCCGATGGCCGCGCTGCGCAACGTGGTGATGCTGCTCTTCGCGGTCTACCTGCTGAAGAACGTGGCCAACTACGTGTGGAGCGTGCTGGTCACCGTCATCGAGGGGCGGGTGACGCGCGACCTGCGCAACGACATCTACGCGCACCTGCTGCGGCTGGGCTTTCCCTTCTTCCAGCGCACGCGCGCCGGGCAGGTGATCAGCCGGGTGACCAACGACGTGGACCAGATGCGGTCCCTCGTCACCAGCAACCTGGCCAAGCTGCTCTCGTCGAGCATCCAGGCGCTCGTCTACGTGGCGATGCTCTTCCTCCTCTCCTGGCAGCTGACCCTCGTCTCCCTCCTGTTCGTCCCCCTCACCGCGGCGTTGTGGGGGAGATTGAGGAAGCGCCTGCGGCGCGGGGTGATGAAGGTGCTCGACACGGTGGGCGAGGTCGCCAGCCACGTGCAGGAGACGGTGAGCGGGATCCGGCTGGTGAAGGCGTCGGGCGCCGAGGCGTTCGAGGAGGAGCGCTTCCGCGGCCTGACGCGGCGCCACTACAAGGCGCAGGTGCGCAACGACCGCTGGCGCAAGTTCATCCCGCCCGCGACGGAGATGATCTCGGCAGCGACGATTCTCGCCCTCCTGTGGTACGGCACCTGGCTGGTGCTGGGCCAGGGCGCGCTGAAGCCGAGCGAGCTGCTGGCGGCGCTGATGTTCGCGGGGAAGCTGGCGGTGCCGGTGAAGTTCATCGGCAACTACCCCGCGCAGGTGCAGCCCGGCCTGGCCGCGGCGGAGCGCGCGTTCGAGCTGATCGACCGGCCGATCGAGGTGGTCGATCCTCCCGACGCGGCCCCGTTCCCCGGCTTCGCGCGCGAGCTGCGCTTCGAGGGGGTGGGCTTCGCGTACGCGACGGACGCGCCGGTGCTGGAGGACATCGATCTCTCCATCCGCCCGGGCGAGGTGGTCGCGCTGGTCGGCCCGAGCGGGGCGGGGAAGAGCACGCTGGCGGACCTCGTCCCGCGATTCCACGATCCCACGTCGGGACGGATCACGCTCGACGGCATCGATCTGCGCGCGCTGCGGATGGCGGATCTGCGCGGGATCCTGGGGATGGTGACGCAGGAGACGATTCTCTTCCACGACACCGTGCGCGCGAACATCGCCTATGGGCGCCCGGACGCGCCGCACGACGCGGTGGAGGCGGCCGCGCGCGCGGCCAACGCGCACGAGTTCATCGCCGCGCTGCCGAACGGCTACGACACGGTGCTGGGGGAGAAGGGGACGCGGCTGTCGGGCGGGCAGCGGCAGCGCATCGCCATCGCGCGCGCGCTGCTGCGCAATCCCCCGCTACTGATCCTGGACGAGGCCACCAGCGCGCTGGACACGGAAAGCGAGCGGCTGGTGCAGCAGGCCATCGACGAGGTGATGGCGCACCGCGCGGTGCTGGTGATCGCCCACCGCCTGTCGACCGTGCGGCGCGCGGACCAGATCCT